GCGGCCCACGGATTTTCTGCGCGAGCCCTCCACCCACGCTCACGGAGACTTCTGCCCATTTTGTCCCGGCAACGAGGCGAAGACGCCGTCGGAAATTCTGGCCTATCGCGGGAATGGCTCCACGCCCAATTCGACGGGCTGGACCGTGCGCGTGATCCCCAATAAATTTCCGGCGCTGGGCATCGAAGGCGACTTGGGTCGCATGGGCGAAGGACTGTTCGACAAGATGAACGGCGTGGGCGCCCATGAAGTGATTATCGAAACGCCCGAGCACGAAGGCACCTTCAGCCGGCTTACTGAAAAAGGGTTGGAAGATGTACTCTGGGCTTATCGCGACCGCATTGTGGACCTGCGCAAGGACCGCCGCTTCCGCTATATTTTAATTTTCAAAAATCACGGCGAAGCAGCAGGCGCGTCGCTGGAACACCCGCATTCCCAGTTGATCGCTCTGCCCATTGTGCCCATCCGCGTGCGCGAGGAAGTGGATGGCGCCAGGCAGTATTACTCGCTCAAGGAGCGTTGCATTTTCTGCGACATGATCCGCCAGGAGATGGATTCCAAGGTGCGCGTAGTGGATGAAAACGAAAGCTTCGTAGTCATCGAGCCCTATGCGCCGCGCTTCCCCTTTGAGACGTGGATATTGCCCAAGGTGCATGAGTCGCATTATGAAAATGGGCAGATGCGCGAGTTTCAGAATTTGTCGCGGGCGCTCAAGAAGCTGGTCTCGCAGATGGACCAGGTGCTGGAGCGGCCTGCCTATAATATGGTCATACACACCTCACCCGTGCAGGAGCTGACCAGCGCGCACTATCACTGGCATATAGAACTGATGCCTAAGCTGACCCGCGTCGCTGGCTTCGAGTGGGGCACTGGGTTCTACATCAACCCCACCCCGCCGGAAGAGGCCGCGCAGTTTCTGCGCAACGCCGAGATCTAACAGGCTGCCGATAAACTCTCCAGAGATGTCTTTCCGAAGCTCGGCGTATTTTGCCGGGCTGAGGAATCTGTTTTTGTTTTAGCAGTACGGGACAAAAGCAGATTCCTCGCTCGGCTCGGAATGACAAAGAAAAACAGTAATTCAGCAATCCTAAGCAACAGGGACTACTTGCCCGGTTGCCTTGTCATTGAGGTGGCTCAATACGATAGTGGGAGATAGGAGTGGAGCGGCGGCGCGAATGTGGAATTTCATTAGCAGATAAGGAAAGTAGCCGAAGAAGTTGCACTTGCCAACCAGGTCTCCCATGGTTGCGTAGGTAAAAAATGAATGGTGGTCCTCGTTCTCCAGAGTGGCCATCGGGATTCCCAACCGCTCGATTATGCGGAAAACCCAGAAGCCCTGGTTGGGCGTGGTCATCACCAGTTGGCCGCCGGGCTTGAGGATGCGCTTGAACTCCGAGACCGTAAAGGCCGGATTGAGCAAATGTTCGATGACTTCGGTACACCAGATCAGATCAAGCGAACTTTCAGCGAACGGCAGCTTCAAGTTGACGTCGACCTGAGTCGCGCCTGCGTAGTGAGGCTCGATATCGCAGGAGTCCACAGCATAGTGTTTCTCCTTGAGCCGTTCCGACCAATAGCCATCGCGGCAACCTACATCTAGCGCTGTTTTTTTCGCGCCCTCGCCGACCAACTGGTAGGCGATCAACTTTCCCTTCGTCGTATAACGAAGTTCGTATTGGCCAAAGTCGAGGGGAAATTTCTTGAGTTGGCGAACGATAGTTCTTAGCATTCGGTTTTCGCTGGTTGCTCCCTGATTTT
This window of the Acidobacteriota bacterium genome carries:
- the galT gene encoding galactose-1-phosphate uridylyltransferase gives rise to the protein MPELRKDPITGRWVIIATERAKRPTDFLREPSTHAHGDFCPFCPGNEAKTPSEILAYRGNGSTPNSTGWTVRVIPNKFPALGIEGDLGRMGEGLFDKMNGVGAHEVIIETPEHEGTFSRLTEKGLEDVLWAYRDRIVDLRKDRRFRYILIFKNHGEAAGASLEHPHSQLIALPIVPIRVREEVDGARQYYSLKERCIFCDMIRQEMDSKVRVVDENESFVVIEPYAPRFPFETWILPKVHESHYENGQMREFQNLSRALKKLVSQMDQVLERPAYNMVIHTSPVQELTSAHYHWHIELMPKLTRVAGFEWGTGFYINPTPPEEAAQFLRNAEI
- a CDS encoding methyltransferase domain-containing protein — protein: MLRTIVRQLKKFPLDFGQYELRYTTKGKLIAYQLVGEGAKKTALDVGCRDGYWSERLKEKHYAVDSCDIEPHYAGATQVDVNLKLPFAESSLDLIWCTEVIEHLLNPAFTVSEFKRILKPGGQLVMTTPNQGFWVFRIIERLGIPMATLENEDHHSFFTYATMGDLVGKCNFFGYFPYLLMKFHIRAAAPLLSPTIVLSHLNDKATGQVVPVA